The following proteins are co-located in the Streptomyces sp. NBC_01198 genome:
- a CDS encoding electron transfer flavoprotein subunit beta/FixA family protein, giving the protein MSLRIVVAVKYVPDATGDRHFADDLTTDRDAVDGLLSELDEYAVEQALQIADAADEAEITVLTVGPADAKDALRKALSMGADKAIHVEDDALHGTDVFGTSLVLAKAIERAGYDMVVTGMASTDGTAGVVPALIAERLGIPQVTLLSEVAVADGKVTGRRDGDAASEQLEASLPALVSVTDQSGEARYPSFKGIMAAKKKPVEALGLSDLGIEEDQVGLGGAWTAVQEATARPPRTAGQIVKDEGEGGKQLAAFLAEQKFI; this is encoded by the coding sequence GTGAGCTTGAGGATCGTAGTCGCTGTGAAGTACGTGCCCGACGCCACCGGCGACCGTCACTTCGCCGATGACCTGACCACCGACCGCGACGCGGTCGACGGCCTGCTGTCGGAGCTGGACGAATACGCCGTCGAGCAGGCGCTGCAGATTGCCGACGCCGCCGACGAGGCGGAGATCACCGTGCTGACGGTCGGTCCCGCGGACGCCAAGGACGCGCTGCGCAAGGCGCTGTCCATGGGGGCGGACAAGGCGATCCACGTCGAGGACGACGCGCTGCACGGCACCGACGTCTTCGGTACGTCGCTGGTGCTGGCCAAGGCCATCGAGCGCGCGGGGTACGACATGGTCGTCACCGGCATGGCCTCCACCGACGGCACGGCCGGTGTGGTGCCCGCGCTGATCGCTGAGCGGCTGGGCATCCCGCAGGTCACGCTGCTGTCCGAGGTCGCGGTGGCCGACGGCAAGGTCACCGGGCGGCGCGACGGCGACGCGGCCAGCGAGCAGCTGGAGGCGTCACTGCCCGCGCTGGTGTCGGTCACCGACCAGTCGGGCGAGGCCCGCTACCCGTCCTTCAAGGGCATCATGGCCGCCAAGAAGAAGCCGGTGGAGGCCCTCGGCCTGTCCGACCTGGGCATCGAGGAGGACCAGGTGGGCCTCGGCGGCGCCTGGACCGCCGTGCAGGAGGCCACCGCGCGCCCGCCGCGTACCGCAGGACAGATCGTCAAGGACGAGGGCGAGGGCGGCAAGCAGCTCGCTGCCTTCCTCGCGGAGCAGAAGTTCATCTGA
- a CDS encoding thioredoxin family protein, which yields MTGLVVCLAVLAAASVFGVLHRRRDGRIRVGARAGEERLTAADLGEPLGERATLVQFSSAFCAPCRATKRVLAEVSGMVEGVRHVEIDAEAQLDLVRRLHILKTPTVLVLDAGGSVVRRASGQPRRADVIAALGAAV from the coding sequence ATGACGGGTCTGGTGGTCTGCCTCGCCGTGCTCGCGGCGGCGAGCGTCTTCGGCGTGCTCCACCGGCGGCGCGACGGGAGGATCAGGGTGGGTGCCAGGGCCGGCGAAGAGCGGCTGACGGCGGCCGATCTCGGCGAACCGCTGGGGGAGCGGGCGACGCTGGTGCAGTTCTCCAGCGCCTTCTGCGCGCCCTGCCGGGCCACCAAGCGGGTGCTCGCCGAGGTCTCGGGGATGGTCGAGGGGGTGCGCCACGTGGAGATCGACGCCGAGGCGCAACTCGACCTGGTCCGGCGGCTGCACATCCTCAAGACCCCCACCGTGCTGGTCCTGGACGCGGGCGGCTCGGTGGTCCGCAGGGCGTCAGGACAGCCCCGGCGCGCCGACGTGATCGCCGCCCTGGGCGCCGCGGTCTGA
- a CDS encoding electron transfer flavoprotein subunit alpha/FixB family protein, with protein MAEVLVLVDHVDGAVRKPTLELLTLARRIGDPVAVHLGPGADAAAAVLAEHGALRVLTADAPEFTDYLVVPKVDALQAAAAAVSPAAVLVASSAEGKEVAARLALRLGSGLITDATDVVAGDDGPVATQSAFAAAFTTKSRVSRGVPVITVKPNSAPVEPAPAAGTVEPLAVTFGELATGTKVVARTPRQSTGRPELTEAAIVVSGGRGVNGAENFSVIEELADSLGAAVGASRAAVDAGWYPHTNQVGQTGKSVSPQLYIANGISGAIQHRAGMQTSKTIVAVNKDAEAPIFDLVDYGVVGDLFQVVPQLTEEVKARKG; from the coding sequence ATGGCTGAAGTCCTCGTCCTCGTCGACCACGTGGACGGTGCCGTCCGCAAGCCGACCCTCGAACTGCTGACCCTGGCCCGCCGGATCGGCGACCCGGTCGCCGTCCACCTCGGCCCCGGCGCCGACGCGGCCGCCGCGGTGCTCGCCGAGCACGGCGCGCTCAGGGTGCTCACCGCCGACGCGCCCGAGTTCACCGACTACCTGGTGGTGCCCAAGGTGGACGCGCTGCAGGCCGCGGCCGCCGCCGTGTCGCCCGCCGCCGTCCTGGTGGCGTCCTCCGCCGAGGGCAAGGAGGTCGCGGCCCGCCTCGCGCTGCGCCTCGGCTCCGGCCTCATCACCGACGCCACCGACGTGGTGGCCGGCGACGATGGGCCGGTCGCCACCCAGTCGGCCTTCGCGGCCGCCTTCACCACGAAGTCCCGGGTCAGCCGCGGCGTCCCGGTGATCACCGTCAAGCCGAACTCCGCGCCGGTCGAACCGGCCCCCGCGGCCGGCACCGTGGAGCCGCTCGCGGTCACCTTCGGCGAGCTGGCCACCGGCACCAAGGTCGTCGCCCGCACCCCGCGCCAGTCGACGGGACGCCCCGAGCTGACCGAGGCCGCGATCGTGGTCTCCGGCGGCCGCGGGGTCAACGGCGCCGAGAACTTCTCGGTCATCGAGGAGCTCGCCGACTCCCTCGGCGCGGCCGTCGGCGCCTCCCGCGCCGCGGTGGACGCCGGCTGGTACCCGCACACCAACCAGGTCGGCCAGACCGGCAAGTCCGTCTCGCCGCAGCTCTACATCGCCAACGGCATCTCCGGCGCGATCCAGCACCGGGCCGGTATGCAGACCTCCAAGACCATCGTGGCGGTCAACAAGGACGCAGAGGCGCCGATCTTCGACCTGGTCGACTACGGCGTGGTCGGCGACCTCTTCCAGGTCGTCCCGCAGCTCACCGAGGAGGTCAAGGCCCGCAAGGGCTGA
- a CDS encoding DUF6986 family protein encodes MRQPAGTTLADSYVAGIGASLAATDAELARRYPGDPGTRQPVHTVYVPADAFTARTVREWGDRALAALDEHAPDAGTLAGVLGLPGPLAREVHDRVREKLRREPVEDLRIDFEDGYGARPDAEEDAAALAAARTVTETTADGAAPPWIGIRMKCMEAAVRERGIRTLDLFLTALLDGGGLPDGLVLTLPKATFPAQVAAMAALCGQFEQAAGLPEGRIGFEIQIETTQAILGPDGTATVPRLIDAAAGRATALHYGTFDYSAACGVSAAHQAPDHPAADHAKAVMQVAAAGTGVRLSDGSTNVLPVGHTPAVHAAWRLHHGLVRRSLARAYYQGWDMHPAQLPTRYAAVYAFYREGLDAAAGRLADYVAGTAGAVLDEPATARALSGYLLRGLDCGAVDPSEVADRTGLTRAELDALSGR; translated from the coding sequence ATGCGGCAGCCGGCCGGTACGACACTCGCGGACTCCTACGTCGCCGGGATCGGCGCGTCGCTGGCCGCCACGGACGCCGAACTCGCCCGCCGCTACCCCGGCGACCCCGGTACCCGGCAGCCGGTGCACACCGTCTACGTGCCCGCCGACGCCTTCACCGCTCGGACCGTGCGGGAGTGGGGCGACCGGGCGCTGGCGGCCCTCGACGAGCACGCCCCGGACGCCGGGACGCTCGCCGGGGTGCTCGGGCTGCCCGGGCCGCTGGCCCGCGAGGTCCACGACCGGGTGCGCGAGAAGCTGCGCCGCGAACCGGTGGAGGACCTGCGGATCGACTTCGAGGACGGTTACGGCGCCAGGCCCGACGCCGAGGAGGACGCCGCCGCGCTGGCCGCCGCGCGCACCGTCACCGAGACGACCGCGGACGGCGCCGCGCCGCCGTGGATCGGCATCCGCATGAAGTGCATGGAGGCGGCCGTGCGCGAGCGCGGCATCCGCACCCTCGACCTCTTCCTCACCGCCCTGCTCGACGGCGGCGGACTCCCCGACGGGCTGGTGCTCACGCTGCCCAAGGCGACCTTCCCCGCGCAGGTCGCCGCCATGGCCGCGCTGTGCGGGCAGTTCGAGCAGGCCGCGGGACTGCCCGAGGGCAGGATCGGCTTCGAGATCCAGATCGAGACCACCCAGGCGATCCTCGGCCCGGACGGCACCGCCACCGTGCCCCGGCTCATCGACGCGGCGGCCGGCCGGGCCACCGCGCTGCACTACGGCACCTTCGACTACAGCGCCGCCTGCGGGGTCAGCGCCGCCCACCAGGCCCCCGACCACCCGGCCGCCGACCACGCCAAGGCCGTGATGCAGGTGGCCGCGGCCGGCACCGGAGTACGCCTCTCGGACGGTTCCACCAACGTGCTCCCGGTCGGCCACACCCCGGCGGTGCACGCCGCCTGGCGGCTGCACCACGGGCTCGTACGGCGCTCGCTGGCCCGCGCGTACTACCAGGGCTGGGACATGCACCCCGCGCAGCTGCCGACCCGTTACGCGGCCGTCTACGCCTTCTACCGCGAGGGTCTGGACGCGGCGGCCGGTCGGCTGGCCGACTACGTCGCCGGGACCGCGGGCGCGGTCCTCGACGAGCCGGCCACGGCCCGCGCGCTCAGCGGGTACCTGCTGCGCGGCCTGGACTGCGGCGCCGTGGACCCGTCCGAGGTCGCCGACCGCACCGGGCTGACCCGTGCCGAACTCGACGCGCTGTCCGGCCGCTGA
- a CDS encoding lysophospholipid acyltransferase family protein: protein MAELVYPPVIGFARTMFKVQGLRFDIRGTENVPREGGALLVSNHIGYLDFIFCGLTTLPAKRLVRFMAKESVFRHKVSGPLMRAMKHIPVDRSEGMHAYAHALEALRSGEIIGVFPEATISQSFTLKSFKSGAARLAMEAGVPLLPMALWGTQRLWTKGHPRNLGRTRFPISLRIGEQMRPHPDEKAGALTRRLRMRVQELLEDAQRAYPGRPSGPDDRWWLPSHLGGTAPTPEVAAERDREQQAAG, encoded by the coding sequence ATGGCCGAACTCGTCTACCCGCCGGTGATCGGCTTTGCCCGCACCATGTTCAAGGTGCAGGGCCTGCGGTTCGACATCCGGGGCACGGAGAACGTGCCCCGTGAGGGCGGCGCGCTGCTGGTGAGCAATCACATCGGCTATCTGGACTTCATCTTCTGCGGGCTGACGACGCTGCCCGCCAAGCGGCTGGTGCGCTTCATGGCCAAGGAGTCGGTCTTCCGGCACAAGGTGTCGGGTCCGCTGATGCGCGCGATGAAGCACATCCCGGTGGACCGCTCCGAGGGCATGCACGCCTACGCGCACGCGCTGGAGGCACTGCGCAGCGGCGAGATCATCGGCGTCTTCCCCGAGGCGACCATCTCGCAGTCCTTCACCCTCAAGTCGTTCAAGTCGGGCGCCGCCCGGCTGGCGATGGAGGCCGGCGTTCCGCTGCTGCCGATGGCGCTGTGGGGCACCCAGCGGCTGTGGACCAAGGGCCACCCGCGCAACCTCGGCCGGACCCGGTTCCCCATCTCGCTGCGGATCGGCGAGCAGATGCGCCCGCACCCCGACGAGAAGGCGGGCGCGCTGACCCGGCGGCTGCGGATGCGGGTGCAGGAGCTGCTGGAGGACGCGCAGCGTGCCTACCCGGGGCGCCCCTCGGGCCCCGACGACCGGTGGTGGCTGCCGTCCCACCTGGGCGGCACCGCCCCGACGCCCGAGGTGGCGGCGGAGCGGGACCGCGAGCAGCAGGCGGCCGGCTAG
- a CDS encoding transglutaminase-like domain-containing protein, translated as MEPIPETPDLSAYLAAGDVIDHHDPQVLETAALLAQGTHNPHEYAEAAFEYVRDAIPHSFDSGDPRVSWRASDVLEQRNGICYAKSHALTALLRTRGIPAGLCYQRLTEDDGSDPALHGLIALRLPGTDRWSRLDARGNKPGVDARFSLATERLAFPVRPELGERDYPLVYASPLPAVVACLRAAPASTAIVVPTEVSDGS; from the coding sequence ATGGAACCGATTCCGGAGACCCCGGACCTCTCCGCGTACCTAGCCGCCGGTGATGTGATCGACCACCATGACCCGCAGGTCCTGGAGACCGCCGCGCTGCTGGCCCAAGGCACTCACAACCCGCATGAGTACGCGGAGGCGGCCTTCGAGTACGTCCGCGACGCGATCCCGCACTCGTTCGACTCGGGCGATCCGCGGGTCAGCTGGCGCGCGTCCGACGTGCTGGAGCAGCGCAACGGCATCTGCTACGCCAAGTCGCACGCCCTGACCGCGCTGCTGCGGACCCGCGGCATCCCCGCCGGCCTCTGCTACCAGCGGCTGACCGAGGACGACGGCTCGGACCCCGCCCTGCACGGCCTGATCGCCCTGCGGCTGCCGGGCACCGACCGCTGGAGCCGGCTGGACGCCCGGGGCAACAAACCCGGTGTGGACGCCCGTTTCAGCCTGGCCACCGAGCGGCTGGCCTTCCCGGTGCGCCCGGAGCTGGGGGAACGTGACTACCCGCTGGTCTACGCGTCCCCGCTGCCGGCCGTGGTGGCCTGCCTGCGGGCCGCACCGGCCAGCACCGCGATCGTGGTGCCCACCGAGGTATCAGACGGTTCCTAG
- a CDS encoding DUF4395 domain-containing protein, which produces MEIDVRGPRFGAALTTAVLAAVLITGSGPLLAVQAALFAVGAAAGVQRSPYGWLFRAVVRPRIGPPPATEDPAPPRFAQAVGLVFAVIGVVGYLAGPRWLGMAAAGCALAAAFLNAAFAYCLGCEMYLALRRTLG; this is translated from the coding sequence ATGGAGATCGACGTACGCGGCCCCCGGTTCGGCGCGGCCCTGACCACCGCGGTGCTCGCGGCGGTCCTGATCACCGGCAGCGGTCCGCTGCTCGCGGTGCAGGCGGCGCTGTTCGCGGTGGGCGCGGCGGCCGGCGTGCAGCGCTCGCCGTACGGGTGGCTCTTCCGCGCCGTGGTACGGCCGAGGATCGGCCCGCCGCCGGCCACCGAGGATCCGGCTCCGCCGCGGTTCGCGCAGGCCGTGGGCCTGGTCTTCGCCGTCATCGGGGTGGTGGGCTATCTGGCGGGGCCGCGGTGGCTGGGTATGGCCGCCGCCGGCTGCGCCCTGGCGGCGGCCTTCCTGAACGCGGCCTTCGCCTACTGCCTGGGCTGCGAGATGTACCTGGCCCTGAGGCGTACGCTCGGCTGA